The following coding sequences lie in one Maribacter forsetii DSM 18668 genomic window:
- a CDS encoding methylmalonyl-CoA mutase family protein — MNHIIHTPYKPQNHIRIVTAASLFDGHDAAINIMRRIIQSTGCEVIHLGHNRSVQEIVDCAIQEDVQAIAITSYQGGHVEYFKYMYDLLKEKGASQIKLFGGGGGTILPEEIDELHAYGIERIYSPDDGREMGLQGMINDLIQKSDFPVGEQLNGEFGKVDELGYSDIARLISSAENFPKKHEEVLNNIRKKVETKKVAPVLGITGTGGSGKSSLVDELVRRFLTDFEHKKIAVISVDPSKRKTGGALLGDRIRMNAIFNDRVYMRSLATRQSNLALSKYVKDAVDITKAVGFDLIILETSGIGQSDTEITEHSDVSLYVMTPEYGAATQLEKIDMLDFADLIALNKFDKRGALDALRDVKKQYQRNHQLWDTPAEELPAYGTIASQFNDPGMNQLYRAVIDTLVNKTGAEDLKSTFESSREMSEKIYIIPPKRTRYLSEITDTIRDYNERAEHQKVIAQKLFSLKESSIILKDKEEALEAIEAAKEELQLDLDPHNKKIIDEWNAKKANYEGDFFTYVVRGKEVKVETTSKSLSQTQIPKVILPKYEGWGDILKWSLQENVPGEFPFTAGVFPFKRQGEDPTRMFAGEGGPERTNKRFHYVSKGLPAARLSTAFDSVTLYGEDPGDRPDIYGKIGNSGVSICCLDDAKKLYSGFDLCSPTTSVSMTINGPAATIAAFFMNAAIDQQCEKYIKANGLENEVNAKIKAIYKKLGAKRPTYAGELPEGNDGLGLFLLGVTGDQVLTADVYAELKSDALSKVRGTVQADILKEDQAQNTCIFSTEFSLRLMGDVQQYFIDQKVRNFYSVSISGYHIAEAGANPISQLAFTLANGFTFVEYYLSRGMHIDEFAPNLSFFFSNGLDPEYAVIGRVARRIWAKAMKLKYNGNERSQKLKYHIQTSGRSLHAQEIDFNDIRTTLQALYAIYDNCNSLHTNAYDEAITTPTEHSVRRAMAIQLIINKELGLAKNENPMQGSFITEELTDLVEEAVMVEFDRITDRGGVLGAMESMYQRSKVQEESLYYETKKHTGELPIIGVNTFLSSKGSPTVIPDEVIRATEDEKKVQIRNLKDLQQRNSTSAEKSLKALQEVALHNENTFEQLMETTKYCSLGQITHAMFEVGGQYRRNM; from the coding sequence ATGAACCATATCATACATACTCCTTATAAACCTCAAAATCATATTCGTATTGTTACCGCGGCTTCTCTTTTTGATGGTCATGATGCGGCAATTAATATAATGCGTAGAATTATTCAATCTACAGGTTGTGAGGTTATTCATTTAGGTCATAACCGATCAGTACAGGAAATTGTTGATTGTGCAATTCAAGAAGATGTTCAAGCAATTGCTATTACTTCATATCAAGGGGGACATGTAGAATACTTTAAATACATGTATGATTTGTTGAAGGAAAAAGGTGCATCACAAATTAAATTGTTCGGCGGTGGCGGTGGTACCATTCTTCCAGAAGAAATAGATGAATTACATGCTTATGGTATAGAGAGAATATATTCACCCGATGATGGTCGTGAAATGGGGCTTCAAGGTATGATCAATGACTTGATTCAAAAAAGTGATTTTCCGGTAGGTGAACAACTAAATGGTGAATTTGGCAAGGTAGATGAACTTGGCTATTCGGATATTGCAAGATTGATTTCGTCTGCAGAGAACTTTCCTAAAAAGCATGAAGAGGTTCTGAACAATATAAGAAAAAAGGTTGAAACGAAAAAGGTAGCTCCCGTATTAGGTATTACAGGAACGGGTGGTTCTGGTAAGTCATCTTTGGTTGATGAATTGGTACGTCGTTTTTTAACGGATTTTGAGCATAAGAAAATCGCCGTAATTTCCGTAGACCCTTCCAAAAGAAAAACTGGTGGAGCTTTGTTGGGAGACCGTATTCGTATGAATGCTATTTTTAATGATAGGGTTTACATGCGTTCATTAGCTACTAGGCAGTCAAACTTAGCCTTATCAAAATATGTAAAAGATGCCGTAGATATTACCAAGGCTGTCGGTTTTGACCTCATTATTTTGGAAACCTCGGGTATTGGGCAGTCAGATACTGAGATTACCGAACATTCAGATGTGTCCTTATATGTTATGACTCCTGAATATGGCGCAGCAACTCAGCTAGAAAAAATCGACATGCTTGACTTTGCCGATTTAATTGCTCTAAATAAGTTTGATAAAAGAGGGGCTTTAGATGCTTTGCGAGATGTAAAAAAGCAATACCAGCGTAATCACCAGTTGTGGGATACTCCGGCAGAGGAGCTACCTGCTTATGGTACTATTGCTTCTCAATTTAATGACCCAGGTATGAATCAATTATACAGGGCGGTTATTGATACTTTAGTAAACAAAACGGGAGCTGAGGACTTAAAGTCAACATTTGAAAGTTCTCGAGAAATGTCCGAGAAGATTTATATTATTCCGCCAAAGAGAACAAGATATCTTTCTGAAATAACGGATACTATTCGTGATTATAACGAAAGAGCAGAACATCAAAAAGTAATCGCCCAAAAGCTTTTTAGTTTAAAAGAATCTTCTATAATATTAAAAGATAAGGAAGAGGCATTAGAAGCTATTGAAGCTGCAAAAGAGGAATTACAATTAGACCTAGACCCACATAATAAGAAAATAATAGACGAGTGGAACGCAAAGAAAGCGAATTACGAGGGTGATTTTTTCACTTATGTAGTTAGAGGTAAGGAAGTGAAGGTGGAAACAACATCAAAATCTTTATCACAAACACAAATACCAAAAGTAATTTTACCAAAATATGAAGGCTGGGGAGATATTTTAAAATGGTCTTTGCAAGAAAACGTACCGGGAGAGTTCCCGTTTACGGCAGGCGTTTTTCCTTTTAAGAGACAAGGAGAAGACCCTACCAGAATGTTTGCGGGAGAAGGCGGACCTGAAAGAACGAATAAACGTTTTCATTATGTGTCTAAAGGATTGCCGGCAGCGCGCTTGTCAACGGCATTTGATTCGGTGACACTTTATGGTGAAGACCCGGGCGATCGACCAGATATTTATGGTAAAATCGGGAATAGTGGTGTGAGTATTTGTTGTTTGGATGATGCCAAAAAACTATATTCTGGATTTGATCTTTGTTCGCCGACTACTTCGGTTTCCATGACTATTAATGGTCCTGCTGCTACTATTGCAGCGTTTTTTATGAATGCGGCCATAGATCAGCAATGTGAAAAATATATTAAAGCCAACGGATTAGAAAATGAAGTAAATGCTAAAATCAAGGCGATTTATAAAAAATTAGGTGCTAAGCGTCCAACCTATGCAGGTGAGTTACCAGAAGGTAATGATGGTCTTGGATTATTTCTGTTAGGTGTAACAGGTGATCAAGTTTTAACTGCAGATGTATATGCCGAACTAAAGTCAGATGCATTATCGAAAGTAAGAGGAACGGTACAGGCAGATATTTTAAAAGAGGACCAGGCACAGAATACGTGTATTTTTTCTACTGAATTTTCATTGCGATTAATGGGTGATGTACAACAGTATTTTATAGATCAGAAGGTGCGTAATTTCTATTCGGTGTCTATTTCTGGATACCACATTGCCGAAGCAGGGGCGAACCCAATTAGTCAGTTAGCATTTACTCTTGCCAATGGCTTCACTTTTGTAGAATATTACCTGTCTAGAGGTATGCATATTGATGAATTTGCGCCCAACCTTTCTTTTTTCTTTAGTAACGGACTTGATCCTGAATATGCCGTAATTGGTAGGGTGGCAAGAAGAATTTGGGCAAAAGCCATGAAGTTAAAATATAACGGAAATGAACGTTCACAAAAATTGAAATATCATATTCAGACATCGGGTCGCTCTTTACATGCACAAGAGATTGATTTTAATGATATTAGAACCACGTTACAGGCACTTTATGCTATCTATGATAATTGCAATTCTTTACATACCAATGCGTATGACGAGGCAATTACCACACCTACAGAGCATTCTGTAAGAAGGGCGATGGCTATACAGTTGATTATTAATAAAGAGCTTGGACTGGCTAAAAATGAAAACCCGATGCAAGGATCTTTTATTACCGAAGAGTTGACCGATTTGGTTGAAGAAGCCGTTATGGTAGAGTTTGATAGAATTACCGATCGTGGCGGCGTGCTTGGTGCTATGGAAAGTATGTACCAACGTAGTAAGGTTCAAGAAGAGAGTTTGTATTACGAAACAAAGAAGCACACAGGAGAACTACCAATAATAGGAGTTAATACTTTTTTATCTTCAAAAGGATCACCTACTGTAATACCAGATGAAGTTATTAGGGCAACCGAAGATGAGAAGAAAGTACAAATCAGGAACCTTAAAGATTTACAGCAAAGAAACAGTACCAGTGCAGAAAAGTCATTAAAAGCTTTGCAAGAAGTTGCATTACATAATGAAAATACTTTTGAGCAATTAATGGAGACGACAAAATACTGTTCATTAGGGCAAATTACGCATGCCATGTTTGAGGTAGGAGGGCAGTATAGAAGAAACATGTAA
- the miaE gene encoding tRNA-(ms[2]io[6]A)-hydroxylase: MLHLKLATDPRWVNIVEKNLEEILTDHAWCEQKAATNAITIITLNSEYPDLVTDLLLLAQEELVHFQMVHDIIKERGYTLGRERKDSYVNELYKFMNKGGNRLQSMVDRLLFSAMIEARSCERFKLLSEEIKDPELSKFYRDLMISEAGHYTTFIGFARKYGQGVDVDKRWQELVEFEAQVIQNYGKDETIHG, from the coding sequence ATGTTGCATCTAAAATTAGCTACTGATCCACGTTGGGTCAACATTGTTGAGAAGAATCTTGAAGAGATTCTAACGGATCATGCATGGTGCGAACAAAAGGCTGCAACTAATGCCATTACCATAATTACCCTAAATTCTGAATACCCGGATTTAGTAACAGATTTACTTCTACTGGCGCAAGAAGAATTGGTGCATTTTCAAATGGTGCATGATATTATTAAAGAGCGGGGTTATACTTTAGGTAGAGAACGTAAGGATAGTTATGTGAATGAATTATATAAATTCATGAATAAAGGTGGTAACAGGTTACAATCTATGGTAGATAGATTGTTGTTTTCTGCAATGATAGAAGCAAGAAGCTGCGAACGTTTTAAATTACTGTCAGAAGAAATTAAAGATCCGGAATTATCTAAATTTTATAGGGACTTAATGATTAGTGAAGCAGGTCATTATACTACATTTATTGGCTTTGCTCGTAAATATGGTCAAGGCGTTGATGTGGATAAACGCTGGCAAGAGTTAGTTGAGTTTGAAGCACAAGTGATTCAAAATTATGGAAAGGATGAAACTATTCATGGTTGA
- the murQ gene encoding N-acetylmuramic acid 6-phosphate etherase: MNTLKPTTEQSSNYDDLEKMTVNELLVSMNQEDKSVPLAIERAIPSIQNFVEQTLVRMKKGGRLFYIGAGTSGRLGVLDASECPPTFGVSDDWIIGLIAGGDRALRKAVENAEDDETMAWKDLEVYKINENDVLLGIAASGSTPYVIGGLKAANANGVLTGSISCNTNSLVSKIATCPIELIVGPEFVTGSTRMKAGTAQKLALNMISTSIMINLGRVKGNKMVDMQLSNKKLIDRGTKMIMEELEIDENLAKSLLLEHGSVRKSIKYYKQ, from the coding sequence ATGAATACGCTTAAACCAACAACAGAACAATCATCAAATTATGATGACTTAGAAAAAATGACCGTTAACGAATTACTTGTTAGCATGAATCAAGAAGACAAGTCCGTTCCGTTAGCTATTGAAAGAGCCATTCCCTCCATTCAAAACTTTGTAGAACAAACATTAGTTAGAATGAAAAAAGGAGGTAGATTATTTTACATTGGTGCCGGTACAAGTGGTAGACTTGGAGTTTTAGACGCCTCTGAATGTCCACCAACATTTGGGGTTTCAGATGATTGGATTATTGGTTTAATCGCCGGCGGAGACAGGGCATTAAGAAAAGCTGTTGAAAATGCAGAGGATGATGAAACTATGGCTTGGAAAGATCTTGAAGTTTATAAGATTAATGAAAACGATGTATTACTAGGTATAGCAGCATCGGGCTCAACACCCTATGTGATTGGAGGATTAAAAGCTGCTAATGCCAATGGCGTACTTACAGGAAGCATATCATGCAACACAAATTCATTAGTTTCCAAAATAGCAACATGCCCTATCGAATTAATTGTAGGTCCAGAATTTGTAACAGGAAGTACAAGAATGAAAGCGGGTACGGCCCAAAAGTTAGCACTAAACATGATTTCCACATCTATCATGATAAATCTAGGTAGAGTTAAAGGAAACAAAATGGTAGACATGCAACTATCCAATAAAAAGCTGATTGATCGTGGCACAAAAATGATAATGGAAGAATTAGAAATAGATGAGAATCTTGCTAAATCTTTATTATTGGAACATGGTAGCGTAAGAAAATCGATTAAGTACTATAAACAATAA
- a CDS encoding sodium:solute symporter, with amino-acid sequence MMISYFTSKKNSDDTFFTGDKKSPWYLVAFGMVGAGLSGVTFVSLPGMVANNNFYFYQFILGNIVGYFFIAFILTPLYYKLKLVSIYTFLKVRFGNNTYKTGSLFFLVSQSFGAALRLMLAAKILQYAVFDYFNVPFYVTIIIILILVWLYTNKSGIKTIVWTDTMQTIFLILGASITIYTIINTLDLSISESFERITTHDYFKVFNWEPESGNNFYKQFIAGILVAIAMIGLDQNMMQKTLTCKNVWDAQKNTLTYSIILAMTQFLFMGLGVLMYIYASEMGILLPKGKNGLFLNTDNLFPNLALNHLGTLAGIFFILGIIAASFSSVDSALTALTTSFTYDFLDISNKSSKRKKQLKNLVIVLFSCIIFVIILSFSNSKGDVISLIFKVAGYTYGPLLGLYLLGMFSKKKLKDKWVPIVCLSAPIITYLLGQYSINTFNFDFGFINIAVNASLTVMGLLLIKK; translated from the coding sequence ATGATGATATCATACTTCACATCAAAGAAAAATAGCGATGATACATTCTTTACTGGCGACAAAAAATCTCCTTGGTATTTGGTCGCATTCGGCATGGTAGGCGCAGGCCTATCTGGAGTCACCTTTGTTTCTCTGCCCGGTATGGTAGCCAATAATAACTTTTACTTCTATCAATTTATACTTGGTAATATCGTAGGTTATTTTTTTATCGCCTTCATATTAACTCCTTTATACTACAAACTTAAACTTGTTTCCATTTATACCTTTCTCAAAGTGAGATTTGGAAATAACACGTATAAAACGGGATCACTATTCTTTCTGGTATCTCAATCTTTTGGTGCGGCATTACGATTAATGTTAGCCGCCAAAATTCTACAATATGCAGTTTTTGACTATTTCAATGTCCCATTTTATGTAACCATCATCATTATCCTAATACTGGTATGGCTATACACTAACAAATCCGGTATTAAAACCATTGTATGGACCGATACTATGCAAACCATATTTTTAATATTGGGAGCTTCAATTACAATATATACGATAATAAATACATTAGATTTGAGTATCAGCGAATCTTTTGAACGTATTACCACACACGATTATTTTAAAGTATTCAATTGGGAACCTGAATCAGGAAATAATTTTTACAAACAGTTTATTGCCGGTATTTTGGTAGCAATTGCCATGATCGGTCTTGATCAAAATATGATGCAAAAAACCCTAACCTGTAAAAATGTTTGGGATGCTCAAAAAAACACCTTGACCTACAGTATCATTTTAGCAATGACACAGTTTCTATTTATGGGGCTTGGTGTGTTAATGTACATCTATGCAAGCGAAATGGGCATACTATTACCCAAGGGCAAAAATGGATTATTTTTAAATACCGACAACCTTTTTCCTAACCTTGCTCTAAACCATCTTGGTACTTTAGCGGGTATATTCTTTATTCTAGGGATTATAGCAGCTTCATTTTCTAGTGTTGATTCTGCGCTTACCGCTTTAACCACATCATTCACTTACGATTTTTTAGATATTTCAAACAAATCGAGCAAAAGAAAAAAGCAATTAAAAAATTTAGTCATTGTACTATTCTCCTGCATCATATTTGTCATCATACTATCTTTTTCAAATAGTAAAGGAGATGTAATCTCATTAATTTTTAAAGTTGCCGGTTATACCTACGGACCATTACTAGGACTATACCTTCTAGGCATGTTTTCCAAAAAAAAATTAAAAGACAAATGGGTTCCTATTGTATGCTTATCCGCACCGATAATCACTTACCTATTGGGTCAATATTCTATAAATACATTCAACTTCGATTTCGGATTTATAAACATAGCAGTCAATGCAAGCTTAACCGTAATGGGCTTATTGCTCATAAAAAAATAA
- a CDS encoding RagB/SusD family nutrient uptake outer membrane protein yields the protein MKNILKTIAITLLIATTSCDTEYLDPNSTLEPDVVNNTDNLVRLINGVQQRWSTERTGLIYTSTHISGLNTDELRLLNPGNLGENEILLGGDDVSGSNELLINMWTNALLTRKEATTVIDAADDVSESTSVSGSLKAYGLFYRALAHGTLIQYFESIPLEIVENAEFIERSAVLENVISDLNEAKDYIDAGLDASITADIFTSVDIENSVNALLARFNLMADNYDAAITAANNVNLSVKSTWEYDASIPNPLAFWFGSQNVTQAKDLTFGLPTELLPNQDDERIPFYITAEDLESEIPNYQVVGFWSDNTDEIPVYLPGEISLIKAEAYARNNDLANAVAELNTVLTKTSTTDIFGLGANLPEYDGTMEQSAILDEIYKNRRVELYLTGLSLEDSRRFDRPGATETDAERNRDYYPYPNSERDNNTNTPANPTS from the coding sequence ATGAAAAATATATTAAAAACTATAGCTATCACATTGCTCATTGCTACCACGTCTTGTGATACTGAATATTTGGACCCAAACTCTACATTAGAACCAGATGTAGTAAATAATACTGACAACCTGGTGCGCCTAATTAATGGTGTGCAACAAAGATGGAGTACCGAAAGAACCGGACTAATTTATACAAGTACACATATTTCTGGATTAAATACCGATGAATTAAGATTACTGAACCCTGGTAACCTAGGAGAGAATGAAATTCTTTTAGGCGGTGATGATGTTAGCGGCAGTAATGAACTTTTAATTAATATGTGGACAAATGCATTATTGACCCGAAAGGAAGCAACTACAGTAATCGATGCAGCTGATGATGTTAGCGAAAGTACTTCCGTTTCGGGTTCTTTAAAAGCTTATGGTCTTTTCTACAGAGCTCTTGCCCATGGTACACTTATTCAATATTTTGAAAGCATACCATTGGAAATTGTTGAGAATGCAGAATTTATAGAACGTTCAGCTGTTTTAGAAAATGTAATATCAGATTTAAACGAAGCCAAAGATTATATTGACGCTGGTTTAGATGCTTCTATAACTGCTGACATTTTTACTTCTGTAGATATAGAAAATTCAGTAAACGCTTTACTCGCAAGATTTAATTTAATGGCTGATAATTATGACGCAGCAATTACCGCTGCCAATAATGTTAACCTATCCGTAAAATCTACATGGGAGTATGATGCATCAATACCGAATCCATTGGCTTTTTGGTTTGGCTCACAAAATGTTACCCAAGCAAAAGATTTAACTTTTGGTTTACCTACGGAGTTGTTACCTAATCAAGATGATGAAAGAATTCCGTTCTATATTACCGCAGAAGATTTAGAATCTGAAATACCAAACTACCAAGTAGTAGGCTTCTGGAGCGATAATACAGATGAAATCCCAGTTTATCTACCCGGTGAAATTTCACTAATAAAAGCAGAGGCATATGCAAGAAATAATGACCTTGCCAATGCAGTAGCCGAACTGAATACGGTATTAACCAAAACATCTACAACAGACATTTTCGGTTTAGGAGCAAATTTACCTGAATATGATGGTACGATGGAGCAATCTGCTATTCTAGATGAAATTTATAAGAACAGAAGAGTTGAGCTATACTTAACCGGACTTTCTTTAGAGGATAGTAGAAGGTTTGATAGACCAGGCGCAACCGAAACAGATGCGGAAAGAAACAGGGACTATTACCCTTATCCTAACTCTGAAAGAGACAACAATACCAACACCCCCGCAAACCCTACTTCTTAG
- a CDS encoding SusC/RagA family TonB-linked outer membrane protein, translated as MTKTYHVLSVLLLTLFSLGTYAQSSTVSGTIIAEDGLPLPGATILLKGTSTGASTDFDGNFSIQLTDATNKTLVISYIGYKTEEVILTDMNQVINVTLLEDSNALDEVILVGSSVTQSRKKLGNAITTVKSVELVKAAPVNITSSLQGKVPGAQITQNSGDPAGGFSIRLRGPSTIKGSSEPLYVVDGVITSNLTTNVTNLNVDAGDASPGQNRMVDINPNDIENVNILNGAAAAAIYGSRASNGVVVITTKKGGIYEDGPEFNFKTTFSVNTIRKKLDLNLIGEEFETVPNSALSGRLWPIFGFDANDNNALTTYRNLSTDKFETTRYDYQDEIFQTGFGSDNYFSAKGGNEKMGYMASIGYLSNEGIIKNTKFDRFSARVNFNHRVTDWMSYDLGLYYANSKSDEKPDGNVFWSPINSINITNNTFDITQRDANGNLMAVENTRVNPLTIIETFDITQDVNHFIPNLHLKIKPTEELSIDQIIGVDTYNQNGNIYIPVYPYENVNPAYYDDGYIGSAEAKVFNWNYDINMAYNTNITDKLNSVTTAGYSFQSSELSFEGTQGRGLDSNNEPTIPLQTQPIDTNLDIYGFFLQETLSWDNKLFLTLAGRIDGATNFDVDERSNFYPKISGSYVLSNEPFWNTESFLNSARLRASYGEAGNLTAISPYERYGSYTSNDYLGSSTLQQNNRLGNEGLKPERTKEFEIGTDLSFFNNRASLLFTYYRQNIEDLIVSRVLAPSLGGSTRTENVGTMRNNGIELYAKITPVKTDDLTWDLNFNYSSNRNKVLSTVGGDITIESVTGAPPIVREGEALGVFYGTYYATDDNGELILSGESTDGSPVGVPQQERGDLTTNTPQRDADGQPTGDVLRKVIGDPNPDYILGIGTDLTYKNFNFSMLWEAVQGFDVFDADKRTRQGVGVGQLAAQELTGELPRGYIAGIYPIEEFRIEDGSFVKLREVSLGYEFPSLFNSSLENVRLSLIGRNLISFDKFFSYDPETNAGGQSNLLRSVNFGNVPIPMTISLSLSANF; from the coding sequence ATTGAAAGGAACTTCTACCGGAGCTTCTACCGATTTCGATGGTAATTTCAGCATCCAATTAACTGATGCTACAAACAAGACTTTAGTAATTAGCTACATCGGATACAAAACTGAAGAAGTAATTTTAACTGATATGAATCAAGTTATCAACGTAACTTTATTAGAAGATTCAAATGCTTTAGATGAAGTTATACTGGTTGGATCTTCTGTCACCCAATCAAGGAAAAAACTTGGTAACGCCATTACTACTGTTAAGTCGGTAGAATTGGTAAAAGCTGCACCTGTCAATATTACTAGTTCTCTACAAGGTAAAGTACCTGGTGCCCAAATAACACAAAACTCCGGTGATCCAGCAGGTGGTTTTTCCATAAGGTTAAGAGGTCCTAGTACAATTAAAGGTTCGTCAGAACCACTTTATGTAGTTGATGGTGTTATTACCAGTAACCTTACAACCAACGTAACCAACCTAAATGTTGATGCCGGTGATGCATCTCCAGGTCAAAACAGAATGGTTGATATCAATCCTAATGATATTGAAAACGTGAATATCCTTAATGGTGCCGCTGCAGCAGCAATTTATGGTTCTCGAGCATCTAACGGTGTTGTTGTTATTACAACCAAAAAAGGTGGAATTTATGAAGATGGACCTGAATTTAATTTCAAAACTACTTTTAGTGTTAATACGATACGTAAGAAATTGGATTTAAACCTTATTGGTGAAGAATTTGAAACTGTACCTAATAGCGCATTATCTGGAAGACTATGGCCAATTTTCGGTTTCGACGCTAATGACAATAATGCCTTAACAACATATAGAAATTTATCTACGGACAAGTTCGAAACTACCAGATACGATTATCAAGATGAAATATTTCAAACTGGTTTTGGCAGCGACAATTATTTCTCTGCAAAAGGTGGAAATGAAAAAATGGGTTATATGGCTTCTATTGGTTATTTAAGCAATGAAGGTATTATTAAGAATACAAAGTTTGATAGATTTTCTGCAAGAGTTAATTTTAATCATAGAGTAACTGATTGGATGTCATATGATCTTGGACTTTATTATGCCAACAGTAAATCTGATGAAAAACCAGATGGGAATGTCTTTTGGAGTCCTATCAACTCTATAAATATAACCAATAACACTTTCGATATAACTCAAAGGGACGCCAACGGCAATTTAATGGCTGTAGAAAACACCAGAGTAAACCCATTGACAATTATAGAAACTTTCGACATTACTCAAGATGTAAATCACTTCATCCCAAATTTGCACTTGAAAATTAAACCTACCGAAGAATTAAGCATTGATCAAATTATAGGTGTTGACACATACAATCAAAATGGAAATATCTACATACCGGTATATCCTTATGAAAATGTAAATCCTGCATACTATGATGATGGTTACATTGGTAGTGCCGAGGCGAAGGTATTCAATTGGAACTATGACATTAACATGGCATATAACACCAATATTACAGACAAATTAAATTCGGTTACTACAGCTGGTTACAGCTTTCAAAGTAGTGAACTTTCTTTTGAAGGTACCCAAGGAAGAGGTTTAGACAGTAATAACGAACCAACTATTCCGCTACAAACCCAACCAATTGACACCAATTTGGATATTTACGGATTCTTTTTACAGGAAACATTATCATGGGACAACAAGCTCTTTTTAACATTAGCCGGTAGAATTGATGGTGCAACAAATTTTGATGTTGACGAGAGATCAAACTTTTACCCTAAAATTTCCGGTTCGTACGTATTATCAAATGAACCGTTTTGGAATACCGAAAGTTTTTTGAATTCCGCAAGGTTAAGAGCATCATACGGTGAAGCCGGTAACTTAACTGCAATAAGTCCTTACGAAAGATATGGAAGCTACACCTCTAATGATTATTTAGGTTCTTCTACTTTACAACAAAATAATAGATTAGGTAATGAAGGTCTTAAACCAGAACGTACAAAAGAATTTGAAATAGGTACAGACTTAAGTTTCTTTAATAACAGAGCTTCATTATTATTCACCTATTACCGTCAAAACATTGAAGACTTAATTGTAAGTCGTGTATTGGCTCCTTCATTGGGTGGATCAACAAGAACTGAAAATGTTGGTACCATGCGAAACAACGGCATAGAACTTTATGCCAAAATTACCCCTGTAAAAACTGACGATCTAACATGGGATCTTAATTTCAACTATAGTAGTAATAGAAACAAGGTACTAAGCACTGTAGGTGGCGATATTACTATTGAAAGTGTTACCGGTGCTCCGCCAATTGTAAGAGAAGGTGAAGCTCTAGGCGTATTCTATGGTACTTACTATGCTACAGATGACAATGGCGAATTAATATTATCAGGTGAATCTACAGATGGTAGTCCGGTTGGGGTTCCTCAACAAGAAAGAGGTGACCTTACAACCAATACACCACAGCGTGATGCAGACGGACAACCGACTGGAGATGTTTTAAGAAAAGTTATTGGTGACCCTAATCCAGATTACATCCTTGGAATTGGGACTGACCTTACATACAAGAATTTCAATTTCAGTATGCTTTGGGAAGCAGTTCAAGGTTTTGATGTTTTTGATGCCGATAAAAGAACAAGACAAGGTGTTGGTGTTGGTCAGTTGGCAGCACAAGAGTTGACAGGAGAGCTACCTAGAGGATATATTGCCGGTATATACCCTATAGAAGAATTTAGAATAGAAGATGGTTCTTTTGTTAAACTAAGAGAGGTTTCTTTAGGGTATGAATTCCCTTCTCTATTCAATTCTAGTTTAGAAAATGTAAGACTTTCATTGATCGGAAGAAACCTTATTTCTTTTGACAAATTCTTCAGTTATGACCCTGAGACCAATGCCGGAGGACAATCAAACTTATTGCGTTCAGTAAACTTTGGTAATGTACCGATCCCAATGACAATCTCATTATCATTAAGCGCTAACTTCTAA